ATTGATTATGGAACTTACGTATGAGATCCCAGGGCAGATAAGTATGGGTGTTGAAATGTTTTCTCCTGAAATCAAATGATTCGGACTGTAAGCTACAACATATTTGTACTGACATAAATAATATACAAtaagccagaaaaaaaaagggggggggggggcaagggAATTGGTCATGTTGGCAAAAGGGTTCGCAGTCCTGACACAGTAACCACTAAACCAGCGGAGACAGGGGAACCAGCCAATTCAAAGCTTAGCCAGTGGTTATATGATTTCCACTGTCAGTTCTTTTAGGCCACAGTAGTTGGTTAAGATAGGTTAGCTAAAGGGTTACTGAACAAATTAGgcatattttaaatcatgtcCTCACTCATTTGGTATAGAAGTGCATTTAATAGTATTTAACATCTTGGATTTATGTGCTCTTTTATGAGCCAAAATTTAACCAACTTCAGAGTTTATGGGTTTAACTCTCTTGTGAAGATTAACCTTGAAGCTAATTTAGGGTGTTAAATTAATCAATTATATTGGTTAGAATGATTTAAGCTCTCACCATTCATGTCAAAAGCAATGTACAGTACTTTTCACATCCAAAGCAGAGTACACAATTTCAATGCCTATACATACACCAGCAGGGAGTGAAATTGAACTTGCTTTAATAGGAAAAGTTTAATAACCTGAAGTACATGGTCAATCCGACCATCTGGTGAACCTGTCAGCCTTTCCATCATCATGTAACCATATGACTTCTCTTTCTCATTATTGCTGTCAACGTCCTCTGAACAACCAAAAACATACTCAGAGCATTGTTTTTTGTGACTTGCAATGTGTAGAAGACAAAAAAATCTACTATATGCATACCGTCCGTGTCATTTCTGCTCAGTGATAGCAAAGCAGCTACTGCTTTAACCTAAACACAAAAAAGGAGATTAAAGTCCCAACTCATTAAGAAAGAGCTACGTGAGCAGCTATGTTTCTAGATCATTCACAGGTAACAAAGTGTCTATGTACCAAGGCCCGCCTAAATTCAGCCATGTCTCATATTACCATCACCAAAGAGCAAACCTTACCTTCAGTGACTTGAACTGGCGAGCAACAGCTTGAGACCTTGCAGCAATATCTTCAGTGAATTCCTGCATGACATGTCAACCTAAATCAGATAAATCAGATAAACAAGAGTAATTTACTATAACAGACACACTCGCCTAAAAGGTGTCCAAGAATATACTGAATCACTCACCTGCACTCCTACATGTATCCTCTTTCCCCCTCTATGGTAGGGTACAATTACAGGGCGCTTGCTTATGTAATCTTCACATACAAGTGGTTCAATCCTGTATAAAAGCCAACTTAGATTCATGAGACATGCTCCTCGCTTTGCAACAGATAAGGACAGTCTTCTCCAGTACATAAAGAGAAGTGATGAAAACATCATTAATATATGTACGAAAGCTGCAAACCTGTATGCTACAGGATCAAAGGGATGAAAAATGTTGAACATCTGACGGCAGCATGGCATCTCTTCAACTATGTTCTCATTTTGCCAATAATCTTGCCCCCTGCCTTTAGAAGAGATTACAAACTTCAGAAATAACATAGCAAATAATCAACTGTCAATTGCCAGGAATGATAACAGATCATGAATCCACTAGTCAAAGCACTGGCCAGTTGCCAGGGGAAAAAATGCTACATAGGGAAACTAAATGAACATGTGACAATCAAGTAGGAGCGGCAGGCCACTTTATCTATTTCAAAAGATAAAATCAGATTTTCATATTTCTTGTTCATCCAAAATGAAGAAGTTCTGAAACTACTAGGCATTGCAAATCCAAGACAGCTCAGTACATGATGAGAATGAGATAAAAGGTGTTAACGATTCTAGCAAGCCGATTTTCAGCCATTTTACTGGGCAGTTTTTATGCCTCCTGAACAGAGCACAGATGATCTTGTACTAACATTTAAATCTGCATCTCAATAATTTCTAAAAGCCTTGTATTAGTCGTAAAAGGAACAGGGTATGAGCACTAAGAAATATTATGTAGACTAGAGAAGGACTATAAAATGGTATCTGAGTTTGTGTAAATGTAAACCAAAGCAGACATCACAAAAGGTTGGTTGCTAGTCCAGAAAAAACTGCATATAAGCAGAAGTATTGTCAAAGTTAACATACCAATACCAATGCGAACATTCCGCAGGGACAAGAAAACTCCTAAGGGGGATCCAACAGCATAGAATGTGTCAACCTGAATAGCCAAAAATGGTGTAAGCAGCATAATGATGTACAAGTAAATAGATTATTGGATATTGATTTAGGACAGACTACCTTAAAATTTAGTTTAGTGTATCTGATGTGTGGTGTGTAGGACTCACTCGTGCTTCCTTGCCCTATGCGGTTTTTGCCTGATGATAGGTTCACTGCATGAGTGGCACTTTTACCTGATATAAACATGCAAATAAACCTTAAGGAAGTGCAGGTGTATTGAATATTCGAATATAACAGACCAAACACAAACAATCACCTTGATGAGACTCAGCACTGCTTTCAGTCACCAAATCATTATGTTGTTCAAGTTGTGCTAATCTAGCTTTAAGGCGTTCCACCTACAGTAAGGGCAGAAGTGCAGGGATCAATTTGATATGCAAGTTTATCTCTCACTGTTACTTTGCTTCAAGATAACACTATCAGTTAGGGTGTTGCAATGAGTTCTTGCATTCTATTTTATACATTACTGTTGACCATTTCTCCCAAGGCAACCAACATTTAGCTTGCTTATCAAGATAGATGAATAGAAGATGGCAGGTACATTATAAGTTAGATAAATTTGATAATGCCACACCTCTTCTTTCAATGATGATATCAATGTATCTTTGTCAGGGACATCCGCATGGACTCCCTCAGCAGATCTTGAAATGATACAACTGTCAATGTCTTTTGCTCTTACAGATGAATTGTCCCCTTCTTcactgcatgcaattttatGATTGTCGACCTGTTTTTCGACTTCAATTTGTTCTCCATCTACTGCTGTAGGTAGTGCATCTGTGGTAAGTTTCGGTGAATTTTCAAGTGCACATGTTGGGAGGGTGGTGTCCTCTGTACATGAAGGGCCAGTTCTGGTGCTCCCTTCATCAACTACATCATTTACATTATCAGCACAAGAATGCCCAGAAATGGAAGATGTATCTTGCTCCTTCATGACTGATTCATGTGCAGTAACTGTGTCAGGCGATTTTGCTATGTGACCTTCATCAGAAGAAACttccatattcatataatcTACTGGAAATGGTGCAGAAGAAGATTCTTGGTGGCAAAGTATGTCATAAGATAGAACACTTCCTAACGAGTGCCCATATATTGAAACCTGCAAAAACAAGAAAGGAACACATAAGTTTTTTTGTTTAACCATTAGCAGAAATGCAAGTGCACTCCTAAAGATATTTCCGAAGGGTGATGTGTGCAAACCTTTCCACTATAACCAGGATTTCTCTTGATAAACTTCGTGTACAACTGGTTCAACTGGTTTGAGACCTGTTGCAGACTTAAATCCTCAATTTTATATAACGAGTAAAAAATATGCTTCCAGTCATTACGATCAAAATTTTCGAACAGTACAGGAAATGGCACATAATTATTTAGCGTATTTTTCGGAAAGGGTGAATCTGAACCATCCAAGTCATTAGACtttacttttttcttcaaatttaaattaaaccATAAAAATGCATAGAGAAATCCCACTATTACATACAGGCCCACAAGGCTCCTAACATAGTAATATGCACTTAAGGGAAAAGAAGGAAATTGGAACAGGCAGATGGGATGACTGAGTAGAACTGGATGTTGGCAATGTTCACTTCAGATCATATGGATAAACAGCAATGTCAACAGCAGGGGCATCAAACATTCAATTTAACATTCACatatttatcaattaataaAGGATATGTGTCAAAAGCAGTAAATATTTCAGTAAGCTGATTTGTTTCCAATTAAGGAACGAATGATGATTGCTAACCTAACTGAGTTTTCCATCAAGCCAAATGCCCATGCCATGCAACATAATACGATATGTTTTACTATAGTGTATTAATGTGTACAGAATCATTGGACTACATATATTGGGAGGGTATATGCAGAGAAGTTCACCAGAAAATGCTTAATTGGTGGGAGGTAGGTGACAGGGGTAGttattcatttcatttttttctgagAAGTGGGGTTTGGAATGTGGATATTATTTAGGCAGAGAAGTAGCTGGACAACCTCCCTCTTTGTAATATTAGATAGAAAAGTAACAACTTCCCATATGAGAAAAGGAACACAGTGTTTGATTCATTTCTGAAATCTTACTAGAAAATTCATCAGCAATCTATTAGTTCCACAACTCCATGACAGTGTACTCTAGTTCACCTATTATGTTCCCACCCAACATGTGGGCTTTAATGCATGTTTTTATGCAGCATTTATTTGAAGCCGGATGCTAGAACAGCAAATATACTCATAATGCTTGAAAAAGGACTACTAAGAAAACCTAAAACACCGAAATACTATCAACGAAACTACAGAAATGGCTAAAAGCAGTGTTACAATAAAGCAACATACCGAGTCAATTATGTGCTGACAGTATATAGGACTCATGTAATACAGAACATCATGAACTGTGGCACCTAATGCTACACGAAGACCTTTAACTCCATCCAAAGTGATTTTCTCAACCGATTGTTCACCACTGAGCTTTAGGCTCTTTCTCCACTGCAATAAAACATCAGGGTTAAAAACTCAAGTTGCCGGTAATTATGGAGATGCAGCTAGATGCCAGGTGCCATATGATGGTATTTTAATCTGAAAAACATGCTTTTATTATAACTAGATACATAAAAGAAATTTCTGGCTAACTTAACAACTGAGTTCAGATGCAATAAAGATCATGACATGTGTGCACAAGTGTACAAATAAATTGTGGTGCCCGTGAGCATTTGATAGTAAAATATATCTCACTTTTCTGATCAATGACCAAAATTCAAAACTACAATTTGCATCTCTCGCTTTTGTTCAATGGCCACCATTCAAAATAAAGACTGTCAAGTTATTGTGGTTATAGCGTATGGTAAAGTAGTTCAAAACGAGACCAAGCATATGTCAACTCACTTTTCTGATAGTAATAAATATATCTCACTTTCCTGATCAATGGCCAAAATTCAAAACTACCATTTGCATCTCTCGCTTTTGCTCAATGGTCACCATTCAAAAGTAAAGACTGTCAAGTTAATGTGGTTGTAACGTATGGTAAAGtagttcaaaacaagaccaAGCATATGTCAATTCAGCATGCCTGAATATGGAGTTAAAGGCTTGCTTTATCATGCTAAAGCAAGAACAAGTATTTTTCTTATCTGAAATGAGGCACAAGAATGACATACATTTCAACCAAAATGAGTCTATGGCATGAGTAACTTTGAGTTCTTACCTGACAAGGAATAAACAGAACCCTCTGGGTACTTCTTTGATAAGGAGTTAAGTATCTTTCAGCTAAATTAGCAGTTACACGGCGGAAATCAACAACATCATCAACAAGATTAGCTTTCTCCAACCTCTGGCCAATGCCATGAACCATAAATACTAGATGACCAACTGGAACCTACCAAGAGACAACCACAACAAATAATCAATTTGCCAACCTTGTAGATTATGGATGAGAACTTTTATGTACAtaaatgtttattttgtgtgtggGGATGAGGTGTGTGTGTTTGGGTTCATTGGTTTTGTTGCATTGATGCAAATGTTAAAATCATATTCATAGATGTAAGATGGGTTGATAAGGCTAGGCAATTCAAATAATCAGAATATAGTACTCTATTCAAGCACAATTCTGTACAGCTGTGTATGCATCATGTCCAGTGCATAATGTTTGCATCCCTTTTGTTTGCCATGCATGTACTTCAACCACCTGTTAACATTCTTGATTGTATATTTAACTGGAACTTTGGTAACATGAAGGGCGCCAACAAATGCAATGTGAAATTCATATAACTGGAACAAAATACCAGGAATGCTTTCCTTTAATAGACATGTTTATCTGGATCTTTTGCTGGAAACATAATAATGCAAAGACTATAGCTTTCGAAGTATCTCAATGATTTCAGTCCCATTTCTAGCCACCGAGGAAGAGAGCAAATGCCATAATGCCTAAAACAACAAATACCTGAGAACAGTAATCATccatttcctcttctttttgcTGACGCAACTCatcctgacaaaaaaaaaatcagacaacAATTTGTACCAAGCAAAAAGTGAATGTAGAATGACATGGTTAAAGGCAGACAGCAGAAAGAACATAAAAGTTTACAAGTTCTCAATCTAGACTCGTAATAGCTGGCGGAGCCAGAACTTTTACCCTGTGGGGTCAAATACCGTTGCATCATATAATAGTGGGGTCATTTTTATAAATTTCAATGGACTTACATGTAAAAAGAGAGACTCACAAGGGTGTTTGCAAAAAAGCTGTGGGGTCAAGCTGATCCCACAGTTTTGTACATGGCTCCGCCACTCTATATTGCACTTCAAAATTAGAAGCAAAAACTATTGAGTACCAAGCAAGTTCAACTCCTAACTAATTCAATTATTTACCAAATGtttctcacaaaaaaaatagcacGAGGGtaccatttgatttttttttaaatgcaaAAAAATAATGCAATAACGTGCTAGAATAGTTTGTCACATTGTTGGCCTTCAGCTGGTTGTAAAAAATGATGTTACATATTGACTTTGTACAGTTTACCTCAGGAGTAGCAAGATAGCACTATCAGATTAAATTC
The Oryza glaberrima chromosome 8, OglaRS2, whole genome shotgun sequence DNA segment above includes these coding regions:
- the LOC127782160 gene encoding phospholipase SGR2; translated protein: MESPAARGALGDDASGASTSQAAPGAVDGGASPDSLRNTPSNIARLEDAIEHCAARRKYLARTKSPSDGEDVRWYFCKLPLADKALSASVPRTEIVGKGDYFRFSMRDSLALEASFLEREEALLAYWWREYAECSEGPKGSLVAADASDSKSLYKVEEERVGVPVKGGLYEVDLMRRHCFPVYWNGENRRVLRGHWFARKGGLDWIPLREDVSEQLELAYNCQVWHRRKFQPSGLFAARVDLQGSTPDLHALFTGEDDTWEAWLVFDTGPKLGGNTIKLRRGFSSSGSAKPTQDELRQQKEEEMDDYCSQVPVGHLVFMVHGIGQRLEKANLVDDVVDFRRVTANLAERYLTPYQRSTQRVLFIPCQWRKSLKLSGEQSVEKITLDGVKGLRVALGATVHDVLYYMSPIYCQHIIDSVSNQLNQLYTKFIKRNPGYSGKVSIYGHSLGSVLSYDILCHQESSSAPFPVDYMNMEVSSDEGHIAKSPDTVTAHESVMKEQDTSSISGHSCADNVNDVVDEGSTRTGPSCTEDTTLPTCALENSPKLTTDALPTAVDGEQIEVEKQVDNHKIACSEEGDNSSVRAKDIDSCIISRSAEGVHADVPDKDTLISSLKEEVERLKARLAQLEQHNDLVTESSAESHQGKSATHAVNLSSGKNRIGQGSTSESYTPHIRYTKLNFKVDTFYAVGSPLGVFLSLRNVRIGIGRGQDYWQNENIVEEMPCCRQMFNIFHPFDPVAYRIEPLVCEDYISKRPVIVPYHRGGKRIHVGVQEFTEDIAARSQAVARQFKSLKVKAVAALLSLSRNDTDEDVDSNNEKEKSYGYMMMERLTGSPDGRIDHVLQEKTFQHPYLSALGSHTNYWRDHDTALFILKHLYRDIPEEPPTDDPERMPIRLFYVRDPIAEETPLTFSDNSLVKEFSRKVRTYSRKSENDSSCESS